A single region of the Myripristis murdjan chromosome 3, fMyrMur1.1, whole genome shotgun sequence genome encodes:
- the gtf2a2 gene encoding transcription initiation factor IIA subunit 2 has protein sequence MAYQLYRNTTLGNSLQESLDELIQTQQITPQLALQVLLQFDKAINTALANRVRNRVNFKGSLNTYRFCDNVWTFVLNDVEFREVTDLVKVDKVKIVACDGKNTGSNATE, from the exons ATGGCGTACCAGCTGTACAGGAACACGACGCTGGGGAACAGCCTGCAGGAGAGTCTGGACGAGCTGATCCAG acccAGCAGATCACTCCCCAGCTGGCCCTGCAGGTCCTGCTGCAGTTTGATAAAGCCATCAACACGGCGCTGGCCAACCGGGTCCGAAACAGAGTCAACTTCAAG GGGTCGCTCAACACCTACCGCTTCTGCGACAACGTGTGGACGTTCGTCCTGAACGACGTGGAGTTCAGGGAAGTGACGGACCTGGTGAAGGTGGACAAAGTCAAGATCGTCGCCTGTGACGGCAAGA ACACGGGATCCAACGCCACCGAGTGA